A portion of the Candidatus Bathyarchaeia archaeon genome contains these proteins:
- a CDS encoding metallophosphoesterase family protein, whose product MKVAVFSDIHGNCVAFDSVLWDIEKESVDGMVCLGDAIQGGAQPVEVVSRLRKLDVPTVMGNADYWLITGAANTAKEPVSSAQLEVRAWSLSKLNKEDLDFIGQFKPVVTLPFGDDGLVCFHGSPTSFDEQIWPTTPEEEFLRLVGGHGNSVLCGGHVHLQYMRRLKDSFFFNPGSVGFSWNHAQTGDELVADNWAEYAIVTSNGKSSNLEFRKVPFDAEEWIRVTADSGKPHADRVSREYSART is encoded by the coding sequence TTGAAAGTTGCCGTTTTTTCAGACATCCATGGAAACTGCGTTGCGTTCGACAGTGTTCTCTGGGATATCGAGAAGGAGTCTGTTGACGGGATGGTATGCCTAGGCGATGCGATTCAAGGAGGAGCCCAGCCGGTCGAGGTCGTTTCGCGCCTGCGAAAACTGGATGTCCCAACTGTCATGGGAAACGCAGACTACTGGCTAATCACCGGGGCGGCCAATACTGCAAAGGAGCCTGTTTCGAGCGCTCAATTGGAGGTGAGAGCTTGGTCGCTTTCAAAACTGAACAAAGAGGACCTTGATTTCATCGGACAGTTCAAACCAGTCGTAACATTGCCATTCGGCGACGACGGTCTGGTTTGTTTCCATGGGTCCCCAACTTCCTTCGACGAACAAATCTGGCCCACTACCCCCGAAGAGGAATTCTTGCGTTTGGTTGGAGGCCATGGAAACTCCGTTCTCTGCGGAGGTCACGTCCATCTGCAGTACATGCGTAGGCTCAAAGACTCGTTCTTCTTCAATCCCGGCAGCGTGGGGTTTTCGTGGAATCATGCGCAGACTGGAGACGAACTAGTTGCCGACAACTGGGCCGAATATGCCATTGTCACTTCGAATGGGAAGTCTTCGAACCTAGAGTTCCGCAAAGTTCCGTTTGACGCCGAGGAGTGGATACGAGTGACAGCCGACAGCGGGAAACCTCATGCAGACCGCGTATCGCGGGAATATTCAGCAAGAACCTGA